In Halarcobacter mediterraneus, the following proteins share a genomic window:
- a CDS encoding methylenetetrahydrofolate reductase, which translates to MLTDKIRNKEGGILLYGITPPKIKHTKEEIKEIANKHIDRISKLNVDGLVLYDIQDESDRTDEKRPFPFIKTLNPCEYSRNYLQELKTPRIVYRAVGNYTAKQFTAWLEQTRETQVHSVFVGAASHEQQTNITLKEAYSLKREVNDNLCLGGIAIPERHSKKHDEHLRVASKINESCEFFITQCVYDLEASKIFLTDYAKYVKENSIDAVPIIFTLTPCGSSKTLDFMKWLGINIPNYLEEELKESKDILAESVKLSKEIFEELFIFGKKRDIPVGCNIESVAIRKAEIDASVELLEEVKKIIKKHS; encoded by the coding sequence ATGTTAACAGATAAGATAAGAAATAAAGAAGGTGGAATTTTACTATATGGAATTACACCACCAAAAATAAAACACACAAAAGAAGAGATTAAAGAAATTGCAAATAAGCATATTGATAGAATCTCAAAACTAAATGTAGATGGACTTGTTTTATATGATATTCAAGATGAATCAGATAGAACAGATGAAAAAAGACCTTTTCCTTTTATAAAGACTTTAAACCCTTGTGAATATTCAAGAAATTATTTACAAGAACTAAAAACTCCAAGAATAGTTTATCGAGCAGTGGGAAACTATACAGCTAAACAGTTTACCGCTTGGTTAGAGCAAACAAGAGAAACTCAAGTTCATTCTGTATTTGTTGGAGCTGCTAGTCATGAGCAGCAAACAAATATTACTCTTAAAGAAGCTTACTCTTTAAAAAGAGAAGTAAATGATAATTTATGTCTTGGAGGAATAGCAATTCCAGAAAGACACTCAAAAAAGCATGATGAACATCTAAGAGTTGCTTCAAAGATAAATGAATCTTGTGAATTCTTTATAACACAATGTGTTTATGACCTTGAAGCTTCTAAAATCTTCTTAACAGACTATGCTAAATATGTAAAAGAAAATAGTATTGATGCTGTTCCTATTATTTTTACTTTAACACCTTGTGGAAGTTCAAAGACCTTAGACTTTATGAAATGGTTAGGAATAAATATTCCTAACTATTTAGAAGAAGAATTAAAAGAATCAAAAGATATTCTAGCTGAATCAGTAAAACTATCAAAAGAGATTTTTGAAGAACTATTTATTTTTGGCAAAAAAAGAGATATACCAGTAGGTTGCAATATTGAAAGTGTTGCAATTAGAAAAGCAGAAATTGATGCTTCTGTAGAACTTCTTGAAGAAGTTAAAAAAATAATAAAAAAACACTCTTAA
- the hemL gene encoding glutamate-1-semialdehyde 2,1-aminomutase: MFEKSVKAYNDACEVIPGGVDSPVRAFKSVGGTPPFIEKGEGAYLIDVDGNRYLDFVQSWGPLIFGHCDSDIEQAVIQTVKKGLSFGAPVVLETELAAEIVEMYDNIDKVRFVNSGTEATMSAIRLARGVTGKNNIVKFEGCYHGHSDSLLVQAGSGMATFGTPSSPGVPADLTKHTLVCEYNNIEDLKKCFEQSDDIACIIIEPIAGNMGFVPASKEFLKECRELCDKHGALLILDEVMTGFRVSSTGAHGVIDVKGDIVTFGKVIGGGMPVGAFAANKDIMAHLSPDGAVYQAGTLSGNPVAMAAGLTSLRKIKSNTSLYEELNKKAQRLVDGLKEAANANSIGLQVRTIGSMFGFFFADKEPKNFKEVSEFCNFDRFGKFHHEMIKRGFYFACSQYEAGFISTAITDEMIDDCINAANEIMKEL; encoded by the coding sequence ATGTTTGAAAAATCAGTTAAAGCTTATAATGACGCTTGTGAAGTAATTCCTGGTGGGGTTGACTCTCCTGTTAGAGCATTTAAAAGTGTTGGGGGAACACCTCCTTTTATAGAAAAAGGAGAAGGAGCGTATTTAATAGATGTTGATGGAAATAGATATTTAGATTTTGTTCAAAGTTGGGGACCTTTGATTTTTGGACATTGTGATAGTGATATTGAGCAAGCAGTTATCCAAACAGTTAAAAAAGGTTTATCATTTGGGGCACCAGTAGTTTTAGAAACAGAACTTGCTGCAGAAATTGTAGAAATGTATGACAATATTGATAAAGTAAGGTTTGTAAATTCTGGAACAGAAGCAACAATGTCAGCAATTAGACTAGCAAGAGGTGTTACTGGAAAAAATAATATTGTTAAGTTTGAAGGTTGTTATCATGGACATTCTGATTCACTTTTAGTACAAGCAGGTTCAGGAATGGCAACATTTGGAACACCAAGTTCTCCAGGAGTACCAGCTGATTTAACAAAACATACTTTAGTTTGCGAATACAATAATATAGAAGATCTAAAAAAATGTTTTGAGCAATCAGATGATATAGCTTGTATTATAATTGAACCAATTGCAGGTAATATGGGATTTGTTCCAGCAAGCAAAGAGTTTTTAAAAGAGTGTAGAGAACTTTGTGATAAACATGGAGCTTTATTAATTTTAGATGAGGTTATGACTGGATTTAGAGTTTCTTCGACAGGAGCTCATGGTGTTATTGATGTTAAAGGTGATATTGTAACATTTGGAAAAGTAATTGGTGGTGGTATGCCTGTTGGAGCCTTTGCTGCAAATAAAGATATTATGGCTCATTTATCTCCTGATGGAGCAGTTTATCAAGCTGGAACTTTAAGTGGAAATCCTGTTGCAATGGCAGCTGGGCTTACAAGTTTAAGAAAAATTAAATCAAATACTTCATTATATGAAGAACTAAATAAAAAAGCACAAAGATTAGTTGATGGTTTAAAAGAAGCTGCAAATGCAAATTCTATTGGACTTCAAGTTAGAACTATTGGTTCAATGTTTGGTTTCTTTTTTGCTGATAAAGAACCAAAAAACTTTAAAGAAGTAAGTGAATTTTGCAACTTTGATAGATTTGGTAAATTTCACCATGAAATGATAAAAAGAGGTTTCTATTTTGCTTGTTCTCAATATGAAGCAGGATTTATCTCAACTGCAATTACTGATGAAATGATAGATGATTGTATTAATGCAGCAAATGAAATTATGAAAGAATTATAG
- a CDS encoding choice-of-anchor U domain-containing protein — protein MKKQIKKYLLLGAIFVSTNIYAAGTAGLTGVYTGDYQITVRAHPTGNVLGYGVRSVPWTWDFDKKEVVITGTTLSVGFNYAFHDIDNADPDNDIINFVDNTDGTYTIFPQFQIYKPDLGNPRANTTITFEIIKTDNSLEINTIDAEDGVLDGILGTQIPGVFPLTIEPAPMGTARLVGADCNDDGISDEDAIRLGLDPCKLDTDGDGIPDYIEVGEDINNPKDSDGDGIIDALEAGDLAFSSNSIEDIKLLNDSTISISVEESMNLQNVSVESMETEIPDNTGIGDLIEDDLTLGEPGLEYSLGNLTFTTVLNDSSKDSTTVTLKLSSFLPEKLLIYMKEYESQVYSLLDSNKWEKVDDNTIKITITDLDGKDLDGLKNNEIKTSLAIAQNTLGQIERKDESAGGSIYSLLLLLSLIFLQKKFMKRKI, from the coding sequence ATGAAAAAACAAATAAAAAAATATTTACTTCTAGGTGCAATATTTGTTTCTACAAATATTTATGCAGCAGGAACAGCAGGTTTAACAGGTGTTTATACAGGAGATTATCAAATTACAGTTCGAGCTCACCCCACAGGGAATGTTTTAGGTTATGGTGTTAGAAGTGTTCCTTGGACTTGGGATTTTGATAAAAAAGAAGTAGTTATAACAGGTACTACTTTGTCTGTTGGATTTAATTATGCCTTCCATGATATTGATAATGCAGATCCAGACAATGATATTATTAATTTTGTAGATAATACAGATGGAACATATACTATCTTTCCACAATTTCAAATATATAAGCCTGATTTAGGTAATCCAAGAGCAAATACAACAATCACTTTCGAAATAATAAAAACAGATAATAGTTTAGAAATAAATACAATAGATGCAGAAGATGGAGTTTTAGATGGTATTTTAGGTACTCAAATTCCAGGAGTTTTCCCTTTAACTATTGAACCTGCACCAATGGGAACGGCAAGATTAGTAGGAGCTGATTGTAATGATGATGGAATAAGTGATGAAGATGCTATTAGATTAGGATTAGATCCTTGTAAACTTGATACTGATGGTGATGGTATTCCAGACTATATAGAAGTAGGAGAAGATATTAATAATCCTAAGGATAGTGATGGCGATGGGATTATTGATGCTTTAGAAGCAGGAGATTTAGCTTTTAGTTCAAACTCTATAGAAGATATCAAATTATTAAATGATAGTACTATTTCTATAAGTGTTGAAGAAAGTATGAATTTACAAAACGTTAGTGTAGAAAGTATGGAAACAGAAATACCTGATAATACCGGAATTGGAGATTTGATTGAAGATGATTTGACTTTAGGAGAACCAGGATTAGAGTATTCTCTAGGAAATCTAACTTTTACAACAGTTTTAAATGATTCTTCAAAGGATTCAACAACAGTTACTTTGAAGTTATCTTCATTTTTACCTGAAAAATTATTGATATATATGAAAGAATATGAGTCTCAAGTTTATAGTTTATTGGATTCTAATAAGTGGGAAAAAGTAGATGATAATACTATAAAAATCACAATAACTGATTTAGATGGTAAAGATTTAGATGGTTTAAAAAATAATGAAATTAAAACATCACTTGCAATAGCTCAAAACACATTAGGACAGATTGAAAGGAAGGATGAAAGTGCAGGAGGTAGTATTTATAGCTTATTATTGTTATTAAGTTTAATATTTTTACAAAAGAAATTTATGAAAAGAAAAATATAG
- a CDS encoding energy transducer TonB family protein codes for MKLIIPAFILSIILHLLFLMNFETKKTEPKKQNKQVEKPINKSAVKYVKLKPKPENKPKVIEKTEPKKSIKKVERPKKFKEAKKPPKTVKKREVVKIPKPKKEIKEPKITFKQREKDIEKRSLENFLLAEPIPLDKEMLDEITKSYLDLYGEEYNSFTKVQKVFIQNSIKSIVQITRNHYRFPELAIKLRKNDFNIVEFVLHPNGDISNLRIVKPGNYSFYDKSILEAIEIAYKDYPRPKEPTKIKFYITYNVY; via the coding sequence ATGAAACTTATTATACCAGCTTTTATTTTATCAATAATTCTTCATCTTTTATTTTTAATGAATTTTGAAACAAAAAAAACTGAGCCTAAAAAGCAAAATAAACAAGTAGAAAAACCAATTAATAAATCTGCTGTAAAGTATGTAAAATTAAAACCTAAACCTGAAAATAAACCAAAAGTCATAGAAAAAACTGAACCTAAGAAAAGTATAAAAAAGGTTGAAAGACCAAAGAAATTTAAAGAAGCAAAAAAACCACCTAAAACTGTAAAAAAAAGGGAAGTAGTAAAAATACCAAAACCTAAAAAAGAGATAAAAGAACCCAAGATAACTTTTAAGCAAAGAGAAAAAGATATTGAAAAAAGATCTTTAGAAAACTTTTTATTAGCTGAACCCATTCCTTTAGATAAAGAAATGTTAGATGAAATTACAAAGAGTTATTTAGATCTTTATGGGGAAGAGTATAACTCTTTTACAAAAGTTCAGAAAGTTTTTATTCAAAATAGTATTAAATCTATTGTTCAAATCACAAGAAATCATTATAGATTTCCAGAACTTGCCATTAAACTTAGAAAGAATGATTTTAACATTGTTGAATTTGTTTTACATCCAAATGGAGATATAAGTAATTTAAGAATTGTAAAACCTGGAAACTATTCTTTTTATGATAAATCTATTTTAGAAGCAATTGAAATTGCATATAAAGATTACCCTAGACCTAAGGAACCTACAAAAATAAAATTTTATATAACTTATAATGTTTATTAG
- a CDS encoding AtpZ/AtpI family protein translates to MENKNIDNKPKHESKLRALDNLSLGISIVVAIILGFAIGYGLKTWTGYAWTLWLGIFWGVAAAGLNIYKAYKRAQKEFEGLENDPRYAYRAKHGDKADLEDE, encoded by the coding sequence ATGGAAAATAAAAATATAGATAATAAACCTAAACATGAAAGTAAATTAAGAGCTTTAGATAATTTATCTTTAGGAATATCAATTGTTGTAGCTATTATATTAGGTTTTGCAATAGGTTATGGATTAAAAACTTGGACAGGTTATGCTTGGACTTTATGGTTAGGAATATTTTGGGGTGTTGCTGCAGCAGGACTTAATATATATAAAGCTTATAAAAGAGCTCAAAAAGAGTTTGAAGGTCTTGAAAATGATCCAAGATATGCTTATAGAGCAAAACATGGGGATAAAGCTGATTTAGAAGATGAATAA
- a CDS encoding Crp/Fnr family transcriptional regulator: MEKLKNIELFNSLNDTQLKKIKEITLFKNFDKNTILFFEGEKPKYFYLLLDGNVKVYKIDHKGNEIIVHNFVGPTLVAETASLDDLLFPANCICLENCRFALIKKEEFHHILKNDSEISFQIIKSLAKKIRYMNTFIDSSLVFDIDTRIAKYINKSPEEFKSKKNKIIAAELNISPETFSRSLKKFKDLEIIDKNLNLLNKDKLQTFIK, from the coding sequence ATGGAAAAATTAAAAAACATAGAACTTTTTAACTCATTAAATGATACTCAATTAAAAAAAATCAAAGAAATAACTTTATTTAAAAACTTTGATAAAAATACTATTCTCTTTTTTGAAGGAGAGAAACCTAAGTATTTTTATTTACTTTTGGATGGAAATGTAAAAGTATATAAAATTGACCATAAAGGAAATGAAATTATAGTGCATAATTTTGTAGGTCCAACTTTGGTTGCTGAAACTGCAAGTCTAGATGACTTACTTTTCCCTGCAAATTGTATATGCTTAGAAAATTGTAGATTTGCACTTATAAAAAAAGAAGAGTTTCATCATATCTTAAAAAATGATAGTGAAATTTCTTTTCAAATAATAAAATCTTTAGCTAAAAAAATCAGATATATGAATACTTTTATTGATAGTAGTTTAGTCTTTGATATAGATACAAGAATAGCTAAATATATAAACAAAAGCCCAGAAGAGTTTAAAAGTAAAAAAAATAAGATAATTGCAGCTGAATTAAATATTTCCCCTGAAACTTTTTCAAGAAGTCTAAAAAAATTTAAAGATTTAGAAATTATAGATAAAAACCTAAATCTTTTGAATAAAGATAAACTTCAAACATTTATAAAATAA
- a CDS encoding GlyGly-CTERM sorting domain-containing protein (This protein contains a GlyGly-CTERM protein-sorting domain, as detected by TIGR03501. These domains are found at the C-terminus of secreted proteins in organisms that possess both rhombosortase, which is an intramembrane serine proteinase (see TIGR03902), and a type II secretion system (T2SS). In at least some cases, such as VesB from Vibrio cholerae, cleavage by rhombosortase is followed first by attachment of a glycerophosphoethanolamine-containing moiety, then by transport by the T2SS across the outer membrane and release into the medium in soluble form.) — MKTIHNILLAGALLSSAGTAFAAEETSYTKPTGTYVGTYRLLMNTADENASGFVSGLPLKTSSEGVEYITLGYSVNNGLWKWDFDNMKVTWGGSQLYALEGIRVRFQPYNQNVKEEKDGAHMDENSNWVEAKETYPHISSEDEITMDIIDNNDGTYLVDFGKKIHLSLQSYPFGNTTGKFKVSFQNEKLKIESLDYETDGGELDGIPGGRIANVFPLVVQPSYYSVEMKKDTGEDSNNDGITDIEAEFLGLDKNVLDTDGDGINDIDEMITIYTPEDTDEDGIPNYLEGGEEAQKGYLLGKFTNEIGPSFSIENQGKYRLNGQSLFFEDYNPELKNRSTHVVIKTSGDIPPKTNENGVEIYYKTLNLNFHDDLAFVKDKTQKLIMSFEDKIPENFQAYLGIQKYSSDNEIDPETGKTISYYDYTKITWEKISENQISFDAFDEEGLRGSVIFAMGEKRKVYFIDSAVEGIKYTYTQSTPSELEFVNLNPGYEGEIGEDGSFYYGSGEVKFSVGNVKIGTISKVNEDGKIFIQDIVGVQRDNLENETVLKIAQFLQSLDSDTTTENIEIDDISVAALEAEGIRDIQSSDFNVEEVLTAANIEIKPMEEVKEHLKNSLIANGIIEDETNSGNDNTDNSGSSGGSGGSFSWLLLSLLALTLFKRKK; from the coding sequence ATGAAAACAATACATAATATATTACTTGCAGGGGCGTTATTGTCAAGCGCAGGAACTGCTTTTGCAGCAGAAGAAACATCTTATACAAAACCAACTGGAACTTATGTTGGAACTTATAGGCTATTAATGAATACAGCGGATGAAAATGCATCAGGATTTGTATCTGGACTTCCTCTTAAAACATCAAGTGAAGGTGTAGAGTATATAACTTTGGGTTATAGTGTAAATAATGGCTTATGGAAATGGGATTTTGATAATATGAAAGTTACTTGGGGTGGAAGTCAACTTTATGCTTTAGAAGGCATTAGAGTGAGATTTCAACCTTATAATCAAAATGTTAAGGAAGAAAAAGATGGTGCACATATGGATGAAAATTCTAACTGGGTTGAGGCTAAAGAAACCTATCCTCATATAAGTTCAGAAGATGAAATTACAATGGATATTATTGATAATAATGATGGTACATATCTTGTTGATTTTGGTAAAAAAATTCATCTTTCGCTACAAAGTTATCCTTTTGGTAACACTACTGGTAAATTTAAAGTTAGCTTTCAGAATGAAAAATTAAAAATTGAAAGTTTAGATTATGAAACAGATGGAGGAGAATTAGATGGTATTCCAGGAGGAAGAATTGCAAATGTTTTTCCTCTTGTTGTTCAACCAAGTTACTACTCTGTAGAGATGAAAAAAGATACAGGAGAAGATAGTAACAATGATGGAATTACAGATATTGAAGCAGAATTCTTAGGATTAGATAAGAATGTATTAGATACTGATGGAGATGGAATAAATGATATAGATGAAATGATAACTATTTATACTCCTGAAGATACAGATGAAGATGGAATTCCTAATTATTTAGAAGGTGGAGAGGAAGCTCAAAAAGGTTATCTTTTAGGTAAATTTACAAATGAAATTGGTCCATCTTTTTCTATTGAGAATCAAGGAAAATATAGATTAAATGGTCAGTCTTTATTTTTTGAAGACTATAATCCTGAGTTAAAAAATAGAAGTACTCATGTTGTTATTAAGACTAGTGGAGATATTCCACCTAAAACAAATGAAAATGGTGTAGAAATATATTATAAAACACTTAATCTAAATTTTCATGATGATCTTGCTTTTGTCAAAGATAAAACTCAAAAACTTATTATGTCTTTTGAGGATAAAATTCCTGAAAACTTTCAAGCATATTTAGGTATTCAAAAATATTCTAGTGATAATGAGATTGATCCAGAAACAGGGAAAACAATATCTTATTATGATTATACAAAAATAACTTGGGAAAAAATATCTGAAAATCAAATTAGTTTTGATGCTTTTGATGAAGAAGGTCTTAGAGGTTCGGTAATCTTTGCAATGGGAGAAAAAAGAAAAGTATACTTTATTGATTCAGCAGTTGAAGGTATTAAATATACATATACTCAGTCTACACCATCTGAATTAGAATTTGTTAATTTAAATCCAGGCTATGAAGGAGAGATAGGAGAAGATGGGAGTTTCTATTATGGCTCAGGAGAAGTAAAATTTTCAGTAGGGAATGTAAAAATAGGGACAATCTCAAAAGTAAATGAAGATGGAAAGATTTTTATTCAAGATATAGTAGGAGTGCAAAGAGATAATTTAGAAAATGAAACCGTACTAAAAATAGCACAATTTCTGCAATCATTAGATAGTGATACAACAACAGAAAACATAGAGATAGATGATATATCAGTAGCAGCATTAGAAGCAGAAGGAATAAGAGATATCCAATCAAGTGATTTTAATGTAGAAGAAGTACTAACAGCAGCAAATATAGAGATAAAACCAATGGAAGAAGTAAAAGAACATCTAAAAAACTCATTAATAGCAAATGGAATAATAGAAGATGAGACAAATAGTGGAAATGATAATACAGATAATAGTGGTAGTTCAGGAGGAAGTGGAGGAAGCTTTTCTTGGTTATTACTTTCTTTACTAGCTTTAACATTATTTAAAAGAAAAAAATAA
- the rrtA gene encoding rhombosortase, whose product MKLVLKNNSIFFIIVLLLTSFYILDTSIYKYLEYNLYSIEKLQLWRLFTANFLHTNFYHFILNTFAFTFIFFLFKNNFSFKFYIFLFTFLCFAVSTCIYFFSKDIINYVGLSGVLHGLLIYSLYLEKKSKLNYLMILIIWLKVIYEQIFGASKQIEELIKAQVAIDAHFYGVILATFIYFITKRYIKIKNNNYKNLSQN is encoded by the coding sequence TTGAAATTAGTTTTAAAGAACAATAGTATTTTTTTTATTATTGTTCTTCTTTTAACTAGTTTTTATATTTTAGATACTTCAATTTATAAGTATCTTGAATACAATTTATATTCAATAGAAAAACTTCAATTATGGCGTTTATTTACAGCAAACTTTTTACACACAAACTTTTATCACTTTATTCTAAATACTTTTGCCTTTACATTTATTTTTTTCTTATTCAAAAATAATTTTTCATTTAAATTTTATATTTTTTTATTTACTTTTTTATGTTTTGCAGTAAGCACTTGTATCTACTTTTTTTCCAAAGATATTATAAATTATGTTGGATTATCTGGTGTTTTACATGGTTTATTAATTTATAGTTTATATCTAGAAAAAAAATCAAAATTAAACTATCTTATGATTTTAATAATATGGCTTAAAGTTATTTATGAACAAATATTTGGAGCAAGCAAGCAAATTGAAGAACTTATAAAAGCCCAAGTAGCAATTGATGCACACTTCTATGGAGTAATATTAGCTACATTTATCTATTTTATAACTAAACGATATATAAAGATTAAAAATAATAATTACAAGAATTTATCTCAAAATTAA
- a CDS encoding TonB-dependent receptor family protein encodes MPYNLNKYVIISLFLGANILFASQGKEDVKLDDITIQESVNKKNPETIDLENTLKEVPGGTNLIKMDDITSSKASISKVLNYEPGIIVQEFFGGNDQPRINIRGSGIQDNPVNRGIQILYDGLALNHPDGSFIIGMIDPEQADHLSIYRGSNAMRYGATTLGGAIDLNIRNAYNSSNSLAFEVGSFEFRKAKMTFAEKIGKFDYHLYASHSQQEGFRNHSEGKRDSIAFNLGYTEENWDNRTYFNYTKNDFDIPFLLRKEEAKNNPELVMGEGHGPLGELLNISIRKPKRESKEYRLANKTKVFTENSVQKIGFYTSKTEDTFRNPLTEMETDIRNFGLDYSFNYNHLLKNNLLTNYLLFVSANKGEMPRTYKSINPLDGSILRKIADVDLDASNVVLGGQVTQELTSDLKALASVQWVLNKREITDNKSKNLLDSDFSYSVLNPKVGLIYEPYEDLRLYTNFSTSSESPNFWQLATVVANPGNPLNDHVQINDLKMQKAKTFEVGVSTKYENFDFSTAFYYSEVDDELISVVGDFAVNGKTINYDGKTIHKGIELGVKHFIDSVFLENDKFVSKLIYNYSHFTFDDGEYEGKYLAGVPKHLIQAEFGYWPNSSWYLGANLRLQPEKTYIDHYNTESTKQDAYYLLGLETSYNITKNLRLFLDLNNITDEVYQTAYVVRGLSAPDLPNFIPGAGFNLTAGLVYKW; translated from the coding sequence ATGCCTTACAATTTAAATAAGTATGTAATTATATCTTTATTCTTAGGAGCAAATATTTTATTTGCTTCTCAAGGAAAAGAAGACGTGAAATTAGATGATATAACTATACAAGAATCAGTAAATAAAAAAAATCCAGAAACTATAGATTTAGAAAATACATTAAAAGAAGTTCCAGGAGGAACAAATCTTATAAAGATGGATGATATTACTTCTAGTAAAGCTTCTATTTCAAAAGTTTTAAACTATGAACCAGGAATTATTGTTCAAGAGTTTTTTGGAGGAAATGACCAACCACGAATTAATATTAGAGGTTCAGGGATTCAAGATAACCCTGTAAATAGAGGAATCCAAATACTCTATGATGGGTTGGCTTTAAATCATCCAGATGGTTCTTTTATTATAGGAATGATTGACCCTGAACAAGCTGATCACTTATCTATATATAGGGGAAGTAATGCAATGCGTTATGGAGCTACTACCTTAGGTGGGGCGATTGATTTAAATATTAGAAATGCATATAATAGTTCAAATTCTTTAGCCTTTGAAGTTGGTTCTTTTGAATTTAGAAAAGCAAAAATGACATTTGCAGAAAAAATAGGTAAATTCGATTATCATTTATATGCAAGTCATTCTCAACAAGAAGGTTTTCGTAATCATAGTGAAGGTAAAAGAGATAGTATAGCTTTTAACTTGGGGTACACTGAGGAAAATTGGGATAATAGAACTTATTTTAACTATACAAAAAATGATTTTGATATTCCATTTTTATTAAGAAAAGAAGAAGCAAAAAACAATCCAGAACTTGTTATGGGAGAAGGACATGGACCTTTAGGTGAACTTTTAAATATCTCAATTAGAAAACCAAAAAGAGAATCAAAAGAGTATAGACTAGCAAATAAAACAAAAGTTTTTACAGAGAATTCAGTTCAAAAAATAGGTTTTTATACTTCAAAGACTGAAGATACTTTTAGAAATCCTTTAACTGAAATGGAAACTGACATTCGTAATTTTGGACTAGATTATTCTTTTAATTATAATCATCTTCTAAAAAATAACCTCTTAACAAACTATTTATTATTTGTTTCTGCAAATAAAGGTGAAATGCCAAGAACATATAAAAGTATAAATCCTTTAGATGGAAGTATTTTACGAAAAATTGCAGATGTTGATTTAGATGCTTCAAATGTTGTTCTTGGTGGTCAAGTAACACAAGAATTAACAAGTGATTTAAAAGCCTTAGCTTCAGTTCAGTGGGTATTAAATAAGAGAGAAATAACAGATAATAAAAGTAAAAATCTTTTAGACAGTGATTTTTCATATTCAGTTTTAAATCCTAAAGTAGGGCTTATCTATGAACCCTATGAAGACTTAAGATTATATACAAATTTTAGTACCAGTTCAGAATCTCCAAACTTTTGGCAACTTGCAACAGTTGTTGCAAATCCAGGAAATCCTTTAAATGATCATGTTCAAATAAATGATTTAAAAATGCAAAAAGCAAAAACTTTTGAAGTTGGGGTAAGTACAAAATATGAAAACTTTGATTTTAGTACGGCATTTTATTATTCAGAAGTAGATGATGAATTGATATCTGTAGTAGGGGACTTTGCAGTAAATGGAAAAACTATAAATTATGATGGAAAAACTATACATAAAGGAATTGAGTTAGGTGTAAAACATTTTATTGATTCAGTATTTTTAGAAAATGATAAATTTGTATCAAAACTAATTTACAATTATAGTCATTTTACTTTTGATGATGGAGAATATGAAGGAAAGTATTTAGCAGGTGTTCCTAAACATCTAATTCAAGCAGAATTTGGGTATTGGCCAAATAGTTCATGGTATTTAGGTGCAAATCTAAGGTTGCAACCAGAAAAAACTTATATAGACCATTATAATACAGAAAGTACTAAACAAGATGCTTATTATCTTTTGGGTTTAGAAACAAGTTATAACATTACAAAAAACCTTAGATTATTTCTTGACCTAAATAATATTACAGATGAAGTTTATCAAACAGCTTATGTCGTTAGAGGTTTAAGTGCCCCTGATTTACCAAACTTCATACCTGGTGCAGGCTTTAATCTTACTGCTGGTTTAGTTTATAAATGGTAA
- the ppnP gene encoding pyrimidine/purine nucleoside phosphorylase, with protein sequence MNIIEEKVDLLKKANIYFDGRVTSRNYTNSEGVVKSLGIMLPGEYKFGTKAAEHMEIISGKLEVLFAGMESNWETFQGGSSFEVPANSSFEVKVEEITDYCCTYLNE encoded by the coding sequence ATGAATATTATTGAAGAAAAAGTAGATTTACTAAAAAAAGCAAATATATATTTTGATGGAAGAGTTACAAGTAGAAATTATACAAACTCTGAAGGTGTTGTAAAATCATTAGGAATTATGTTACCTGGTGAATATAAATTTGGTACAAAAGCAGCAGAACATATGGAAATTATTTCAGGAAAACTAGAAGTTTTATTTGCGGGTATGGAAAGTAATTGGGAAACTTTTCAAGGTGGAAGTTCTTTTGAAGTTCCTGCAAACTCAAGTTTTGAAGTAAAAGTTGAAGAAATAACAGATTATTGTTGTACATATTTAAATGAATAG